In Streptobacillus felis, a genomic segment contains:
- a CDS encoding DUF5713 family protein produces the protein MELLKEMYENTYEYPKYCTDYVKRELIRLIEFFESGETRKSYIEEYIEEMIFELNDIQEIFWNGESDIDDFASKCIVNEITKIITKYRDDIDVDKVLINRKW, from the coding sequence ATGGAGTTATTAAAAGAAATGTATGAAAATACTTATGAATATCCTAAATACTGCACAGACTATGTAAAAAGAGAATTGATAAGATTAATAGAATTTTTTGAAAGTGGGGAAACTAGAAAATCATATATAGAAGAATACATTGAAGAAATGATTTTTGAATTAAATGACATACAGGAAATATTCTGGAACGGTGAAAGTGATATTGATGATTTTGCTAGTAAATGCATAGTAAATGAAATCACTAAAATAATAACTAAATACAGAGACGATATAGATGTAGATAAAGTATTAATTAATAGAAAATGGTAA
- a CDS encoding PTS sugar transporter subunit IIA, producing the protein MKISEIIKLENISLDLKGNTKKEILEELSNLVKSGEITNQEDFLKDLINRENAGSTALEHGLAIPHVRSKNIEHFTIALGIKKEGVDFESIDGEKTKLFVLIATPERYNNWHLEALVKISRMFYNPINVSVLVHSKSKEGVQRLIEQLEGMN; encoded by the coding sequence ATGAAAATTAGTGAAATTATTAAATTAGAAAATATCTCTTTAGATTTAAAAGGAAATACAAAAAAAGAAATTTTAGAAGAATTATCAAATTTAGTTAAATCTGGTGAAATTACTAATCAAGAAGATTTTTTAAAAGATTTAATTAATAGAGAAAATGCAGGTTCTACAGCACTTGAGCATGGTCTAGCTATACCTCATGTTAGAAGTAAAAATATTGAACATTTTACAATTGCATTGGGAATAAAAAAAGAAGGTGTTGATTTTGAATCTATAGACGGTGAAAAAACTAAACTTTTTGTTTTAATTGCAACGCCTGAAAGATACAATAATTGGCATCTTGAAGCATTAGTAAAAATTTCAAGAATGTTCTATAACCCAATAAATGTAAGTGTTTTAGTGCATTCAAAATCAAAAGAAGGTGTTCAA